A window of the Vicugna pacos chromosome 32, VicPac4, whole genome shotgun sequence genome harbors these coding sequences:
- the RAN gene encoding GTP-binding nuclear protein Ran isoform X2, protein MAAQGEPQVQFKLVLVGDGGTGKTTFVKRHLTGEFEKKYVATLGVEVHPLVFHTNRGPIKFNVWDTAGQEKFGGLRDGYYIQAQCAIIMFDVTSRVTYKNVPNWHRDLVRVCENIPIVLCGNKVDIKDRKVKAKSIVFHRKKNLQYYDISAKSNYNFEKPFLWLARKLIGDPNLEFVAMPALAPPEVVMDPALAAQYEHDLEVAQTTALPDEDDDL, encoded by the exons ATGGCTGCCCAAGGAGAACCTCAAGTTCAGTTCAAA CTTGTACTGGTGGGAGAtggtggtactgggaaaactacCTTCGTGAAACGCCACCTGACTGGTGAATTTGAGAAGAAGTATGTAG CTACCTTGGGTGTTGAGGTCCATCCCCTTGTGTTCCATACCAACAGAGGGCCTATTAAGTTCAACGTGTGGGACACAGCTGGTCAGGAGAAATTTGGTGGACTGAGAGACGGCTATTATATCCAAG CTCAGTGTGCCATTATAATGTTTGATGTAACATCGAGAGTTACTTACAAGAATGTGCCGAACTGGCATAGAGACCTGGTGCGAGTGTGTGAAAACATCCCCATTGTGTTGTGTGGCAACAAAGTGGATATTAAGGACAGAAAAGTTAAGGCAAAATCAATTGTCTTTCACCGAAAGAAGAATCTTCAG TACTATGACATTTCTGCCAAAAGTAACTACAACTTTGAAAAGCCCTTCCTCTGGCTTGCTAGAAAACTGATCGGAGACCCGAACTTGGAGTTCGTCGCCATGCCTGCTCTGGCCCCGCCGGAGGTGGTCATGGACCCAGCCCTGGCCGCGCAGTATGAGCACGATCTAGAG GTTGCACAGACAACTGCTCTCCCGGATGAAGATGACGACCTGTGA
- the RAN gene encoding GTP-binding nuclear protein Ran isoform X1 has product MFDVTSRVTYKNVPNWHRDLVRVCENIPIVLCGNKVDIKDRKVKAKSIVFHRKKNLQYYDISAKSNYNFEKPFLWLARKLIGDPNLEFVAMPALAPPEVVMDPALAAQYEHDLEVAQTTALPDEDDDL; this is encoded by the exons ATGTTTGATGTAACATCGAGAGTTACTTACAAGAATGTGCCGAACTGGCATAGAGACCTGGTGCGAGTGTGTGAAAACATCCCCATTGTGTTGTGTGGCAACAAAGTGGATATTAAGGACAGAAAAGTTAAGGCAAAATCAATTGTCTTTCACCGAAAGAAGAATCTTCAG TACTATGACATTTCTGCCAAAAGTAACTACAACTTTGAAAAGCCCTTCCTCTGGCTTGCTAGAAAACTGATCGGAGACCCGAACTTGGAGTTCGTCGCCATGCCTGCTCTGGCCCCGCCGGAGGTGGTCATGGACCCAGCCCTGGCCGCGCAGTATGAGCACGATCTAGAG GTTGCACAGACAACTGCTCTCCCGGATGAAGATGACGACCTGTGA